A genome region from Pelodiscus sinensis isolate JC-2024 chromosome 27, ASM4963464v1, whole genome shotgun sequence includes the following:
- the TMEM9 gene encoding proton-transporting V-type ATPase complex assembly regulator TMEM9 isoform X3, protein MKILWLAAVVWSVLAPPAQASKSWEDIRCKCICPPYRNISGRIYNKNVSQKDCNCLHVVEPMPVPGNDVEAYCLLCECKYEERSTTTIKIIIIIYLSVVGALLLYMAFLMLVDPLIRKPDAYAQPLHNEEDSEEARSLGAATPPAGARANTVLERVEGAQQRWKRQVQEQRKTVFDRHKMLS, encoded by the exons ATGAAGATCCTGTGGCTGGCGGCAGTGGTGTGGTCTGTCCTAGCACCTCCTGCGCAGGCCAGCAAG aGCTGGGAGGACATCCGCTGCAAGTGCATCTGCCCCCCCTACCGGAACATCAGTGGGCGCATTTACAACAAGAATGTGTCCCAGAAAGACTG CAACTGCCTGCATGTGGTGGAGCCGATGCCCGTGCCGGGGAACGACGTGGAAGCCTACTGCCTGCTGTGTGAGTGCAAGTATGAGGAGCGCAGCACGACCACCATCAAG atcatcatcatcatctaccTGTCGGTGGTGGGGGCGCTGCTGCTGTACATGGCCTTCCTCATGCTGGTCGACCCCTTGATCCGCAAGCCAGACGCCTACGCCCAGCCCCTGCACAACGAAGAGGACAGCGAG GAAGCCCGCTCCTTGGGGGCAGCCACGCCTCCCGCCGGCGCCCGAGCCAACACGGTGCTGGAGAGGGTGGAAGGAGCCCAGCAGCGGTGGAAGCGCCAGGTGCAGGAGCAAAGGAAGACGGTGTTCGACCGGCACAAGATGCTGAGCTAG
- the TMEM9 gene encoding proton-transporting V-type ATPase complex assembly regulator TMEM9 isoform X1: protein MALGPRLQPALLHEPFPRRSSSRVEKCTAAPSLRPRPGCWLAAGDVCHGKARRGPAPGANPRPGSVRRILAGSGLDGNPSPTPSFPSLFHAPGMLAQRSWESMKILWLAAVVWSVLAPPAQASKSWEDIRCKCICPPYRNISGRIYNKNVSQKDCNCLHVVEPMPVPGNDVEAYCLLCECKYEERSTTTIKIIIIIYLSVVGALLLYMAFLMLVDPLIRKPDAYAQPLHNEEDSEEARSLGAATPPAGARANTVLERVEGAQQRWKRQVQEQRKTVFDRHKMLS, encoded by the exons ATGGCACTTGGCCCTCGGCTTCAGCCTGCACTTTTACACGAGCCCTTCCCACGCCGCAGCTCTTCCAGGGTTGAGAAATGCACCGCGGCCCCTTCGCTCCGCCCTCGGCCGGGCTGCTGGCTGGCGGCGGGTGATGTCTGTCATGGCAAAGCGCGCAGAGGACCAGCGCCGGGAGCCAATCCGCGTCCAGGGAGCGTGCGGCGCATCCTTGCGGGGAGCGGTCTAG ACGGGAATCCTTCCCCGACACCCTCTTTTCCGTCCTTGTTTCATGCTCCGGGgatgttggcacagcgcagctgGGAAAGTATGAAGATCCTGTGGCTGGCGGCAGTGGTGTGGTCTGTCCTAGCACCTCCTGCGCAGGCCAGCAAG aGCTGGGAGGACATCCGCTGCAAGTGCATCTGCCCCCCCTACCGGAACATCAGTGGGCGCATTTACAACAAGAATGTGTCCCAGAAAGACTG CAACTGCCTGCATGTGGTGGAGCCGATGCCCGTGCCGGGGAACGACGTGGAAGCCTACTGCCTGCTGTGTGAGTGCAAGTATGAGGAGCGCAGCACGACCACCATCAAG atcatcatcatcatctaccTGTCGGTGGTGGGGGCGCTGCTGCTGTACATGGCCTTCCTCATGCTGGTCGACCCCTTGATCCGCAAGCCAGACGCCTACGCCCAGCCCCTGCACAACGAAGAGGACAGCGAG GAAGCCCGCTCCTTGGGGGCAGCCACGCCTCCCGCCGGCGCCCGAGCCAACACGGTGCTGGAGAGGGTGGAAGGAGCCCAGCAGCGGTGGAAGCGCCAGGTGCAGGAGCAAAGGAAGACGGTGTTCGACCGGCACAAGATGCTGAGCTAG
- the TMEM9 gene encoding proton-transporting V-type ATPase complex assembly regulator TMEM9 isoform X2, translating into MLAQRSWESMKILWLAAVVWSVLAPPAQASKSWEDIRCKCICPPYRNISGRIYNKNVSQKDCNCLHVVEPMPVPGNDVEAYCLLCECKYEERSTTTIKIIIIIYLSVVGALLLYMAFLMLVDPLIRKPDAYAQPLHNEEDSEEARSLGAATPPAGARANTVLERVEGAQQRWKRQVQEQRKTVFDRHKMLS; encoded by the exons atgttggcacagcgcagctgGGAAAGTATGAAGATCCTGTGGCTGGCGGCAGTGGTGTGGTCTGTCCTAGCACCTCCTGCGCAGGCCAGCAAG aGCTGGGAGGACATCCGCTGCAAGTGCATCTGCCCCCCCTACCGGAACATCAGTGGGCGCATTTACAACAAGAATGTGTCCCAGAAAGACTG CAACTGCCTGCATGTGGTGGAGCCGATGCCCGTGCCGGGGAACGACGTGGAAGCCTACTGCCTGCTGTGTGAGTGCAAGTATGAGGAGCGCAGCACGACCACCATCAAG atcatcatcatcatctaccTGTCGGTGGTGGGGGCGCTGCTGCTGTACATGGCCTTCCTCATGCTGGTCGACCCCTTGATCCGCAAGCCAGACGCCTACGCCCAGCCCCTGCACAACGAAGAGGACAGCGAG GAAGCCCGCTCCTTGGGGGCAGCCACGCCTCCCGCCGGCGCCCGAGCCAACACGGTGCTGGAGAGGGTGGAAGGAGCCCAGCAGCGGTGGAAGCGCCAGGTGCAGGAGCAAAGGAAGACGGTGTTCGACCGGCACAAGATGCTGAGCTAG
- the LOC102457089 gene encoding uncharacterized protein LOC102457089, whose amino-acid sequence MAAADCLVKLGGSALTHKDRLESLRPAALQRAASLVRGLCAAGAGRCIVVHGAGSFGHFQARASGVASGWPAGSPGSKALREGLCLTRLSVTKLNHLVTEQLVQCGVPAVGISPFGAWRTAGRKVSQAGIAAIRDALDAGYVPVVHGDCALDSEQHCCILSGDTIIEVLSREFSPRRVVFLTDVDGIYDRPPDTPGARLVSSISIHPDGSMDPPVLTSSLPHDTTGGVSLKLQAAVNIVLQSQGAIPVLICKLDSDAADRACLTGELGAGEGTRLSLAAA is encoded by the exons ATGGCGGCGGCGGACTGCCTGGTGAAGCTGGGGGGCAGCGCGCTGACCCACAAGGACCGGCTGGAGAGCCTGCGGCCCGCGGCCCTGCAGCGCGCGGCGAGCCTAGTGCGCGGGCTGTGCGCGGCGGGCGCGGGGCGCTGCATCGTGGTGCACGGAGCCGG CTCCTTTGGGCATTTCCAGGCGCGGGCCAGTGGCGTGGCCTCGGGGTGGCCAGCGGGCTCGCCCGGGAGCAAGGCCCTGCGAGAGGGGCTGTGCCTGACCAGGCTCTCCGTGACAAAG CTGAACCACCTGGTGACGGAGCAGCTGGTGCAGTGCGGCGTCCCGGCCGTGGGCATTTCG CCCTTTGGAGCCTGGCGGACAGCAGGCCGGAAGGTCAGCCAAGCTGGCATTGCTGCCATTAGGGATGCTCTGGATGCTGGCTACGTCCCGGTGGTGCACGGGGACTGTGCCCTAGACTCCGAACAGCACTGCTGCATCTTATCCGGGGACACCATCATCGAG GTTCTGTCCAGGGAATTCTCCCCCCGGCGAGTTGTTTTCCTCACCGATGTTGATGGAATCTACGATCGGCCGCCTGATACCCCAG GTGCCAGGCTGGTGAGCTCCATCTCCATCCACCCCGACGGCAGCATGGACCCCCCTGTGCTCACGTCCTCCCTGCCGCACGACACCACCGGCGGAGTCTCCCTGAAGTTACAGGCTGCCGTCAACATCGTCCTCCAGAGCCAAGGGGCCATCCCGGTGCTGATCTGCAAACTGGACAGCGACGCGGCCGACAGAGCCTGTTTGACTGGGGAGCTGGGAGCGGGCGAGGGCACCAGGCTGTCCCTGGCCGCTGCCTGA